A genomic stretch from Achromobacter spanius includes:
- a CDS encoding dihydrolipoyl dehydrogenase, whose protein sequence is MKTLHTDIAVIGAGTAGLAAYRAAKAAGKRALIVEGGPYGTTCARVGCMPSKLLIAAAEAAHNAAHTEAFGVHVGGDITVDGVEVMDRVKRERDRFVGFVLEGVENIPAEDKLRGYARFISDTVLRVDEHTEVHASRVVIATGSRPSVPPPFRALGDRLVVNDDVFAWDDLPRRVAVFGPGVIGLELGQALARLGVEVRVFGVSGSLGGISDPQVRHSARKIFQREFYLDPDARVLETTRVGDEVEVRYVTLDNSERIERFDYALVATGRRANVDGLGLENTSLELSVHGVPVFDRETMQAGDSAIFIAGDANADAPLLHEAADEGRIAGENAARYPELRKGLRRAPLAVVFSDPQIALAGQGYGRLIPGTFVVGAVDFSDQGRSRVMLKNKGMLHVYADIASGRFLGAEMVGPSAEHIGHLLAWAVQQELTVARMLEMPFYHPVIEEGLRTALRDAAAKLAAARESLRNEASEQETV, encoded by the coding sequence ATGAAAACTCTGCATACCGATATCGCTGTCATCGGCGCCGGCACGGCCGGTCTGGCCGCTTATCGCGCCGCGAAAGCCGCGGGCAAGCGCGCGCTGATTGTTGAAGGCGGCCCCTATGGCACTACATGCGCCCGTGTCGGCTGCATGCCGTCCAAGCTGCTGATCGCCGCCGCCGAAGCCGCCCACAACGCGGCGCACACCGAAGCCTTTGGCGTACACGTTGGCGGCGACATCACGGTGGATGGCGTCGAGGTGATGGACCGCGTCAAGCGTGAACGCGACCGCTTCGTGGGCTTCGTGCTGGAAGGCGTCGAGAACATTCCTGCTGAAGACAAGCTGCGCGGCTATGCACGCTTTATCTCGGATACGGTGTTGCGAGTGGACGAGCACACGGAAGTACATGCCTCGCGCGTGGTCATCGCGACCGGCTCGCGGCCCTCGGTGCCGCCGCCGTTCCGTGCGCTGGGCGATCGCCTGGTGGTGAACGACGACGTTTTCGCCTGGGACGACTTGCCCCGCCGCGTGGCGGTGTTCGGGCCTGGCGTGATCGGGCTGGAATTGGGCCAGGCACTGGCGCGTTTGGGCGTTGAGGTGCGGGTCTTCGGCGTCAGTGGCAGCTTGGGCGGCATCAGTGACCCCCAAGTGCGGCATAGCGCCCGCAAGATCTTCCAGCGTGAGTTCTATCTGGATCCGGACGCTCGGGTGCTGGAAACCACGCGGGTGGGCGACGAGGTGGAAGTGCGCTATGTGACGCTGGACAACAGCGAACGCATCGAACGCTTCGACTACGCGCTGGTCGCGACCGGCCGACGCGCCAACGTGGACGGCCTGGGCCTGGAAAACACCTCGCTGGAACTGAGCGTGCATGGTGTGCCGGTGTTCGATCGCGAAACCATGCAGGCAGGCGATTCCGCCATCTTCATCGCCGGTGACGCCAACGCCGACGCGCCCTTGCTGCACGAAGCCGCGGATGAAGGCCGCATCGCCGGCGAAAACGCCGCGCGCTATCCCGAACTGCGCAAGGGCTTGCGCCGCGCCCCGCTGGCCGTGGTGTTCTCCGACCCGCAGATCGCGCTGGCGGGCCAGGGCTACGGCCGCCTGATTCCCGGCACCTTTGTGGTGGGTGCAGTGGACTTCAGCGACCAGGGCCGTTCGCGGGTCATGCTGAAGAACAAGGGCATGCTGCACGTGTACGCCGACATCGCGTCGGGCCGCTTCCTGGGCGCCGAAATGGTCGGCCCCAGTGCCGAGCACATCGGCCACTTGCTGGCCTGGGCCGTACAGCAGGAGCTGACCGTGGCGCGCATGCTGGAAATGCCGTTCTACCACCCGGTCATCGAAGAGGGCTTGCGCACGGCGCTGCGAGACGCCGCCGCGAAACTCGCCGCCGCCCGCGAATCGCTGCGCAACGAGGCGTCGGAACAAGAGACGGTTTAA
- a CDS encoding TorF family putative porin: protein MKKTLLALPFALAACFASTAQAEPTDLGAGFSLSGNAAIVSDYRFRGYSQTDFRPAVQVGFDLAHSSGFYLGNWNSNVSDFVFTDGNLEMDFYGGWKGDVGGGFTLDAGVLHYYYPGSSSPKGGNYNNTDLYLGASYGNYSLKYSYTPSDFFSTPDSKGTWYLDGTATFDLGDGWGLLGHLGYQKLKNQSNMDGDSIGHYVDYKVGVTKDLKGWVLGLAAVGATKDNWLPTKYGHPSGRIGAVFSVARSF, encoded by the coding sequence ATGAAGAAGACGTTGCTAGCCTTGCCTTTTGCGCTTGCTGCTTGTTTCGCCTCGACGGCCCAGGCCGAACCCACCGACCTGGGAGCCGGTTTTTCGCTTAGCGGCAACGCCGCCATCGTCAGCGACTATCGCTTCCGCGGCTATTCACAAACCGACTTCCGTCCCGCCGTGCAGGTGGGCTTCGACCTGGCCCACAGCTCCGGCTTCTATCTGGGCAACTGGAACTCCAACGTCTCTGACTTCGTTTTCACCGACGGCAACCTTGAAATGGATTTCTACGGCGGCTGGAAAGGCGACGTAGGCGGCGGATTCACCCTGGACGCCGGCGTGCTGCATTACTACTACCCGGGTTCCAGCTCTCCCAAGGGCGGCAACTACAACAACACCGACCTGTACCTGGGCGCGTCCTACGGCAACTACTCGTTGAAGTACTCCTACACGCCCAGCGACTTCTTCAGCACCCCGGACAGCAAAGGCACCTGGTACCTGGACGGCACGGCCACATTCGACCTGGGCGACGGATGGGGCTTGCTGGGCCACCTGGGTTATCAAAAGCTGAAAAACCAATCCAACATGGACGGCGATTCCATCGGCCACTACGTCGACTACAAGGTTGGCGTCACCAAGGACCTGAAGGGTTGGGTGCTGGGGCTGGCCGCGGTGGGCGCGACCAAGGACAACTGGCTGCCCACCAAATACGGTCATCCGTCCGGCCGGATAGGCGCGGTGTTTTCCGTGGCGCGTTCGTTCTGA
- a CDS encoding Imm51 family immunity protein yields the protein MTIDFEETIKPFSWMEYEGNFSVSLNVGEYKEEVFRRRREEGFLGTGYDWTSLALVFLNEKTPELDELIDFDPEADTFCAYSSDSEALKAFALAFKAACEDRKLIQDLFSRAELD from the coding sequence GTGACTATCGATTTCGAAGAAACAATCAAGCCGTTTTCCTGGATGGAGTACGAAGGCAACTTCTCGGTAAGCCTCAATGTCGGGGAATACAAGGAAGAGGTTTTTCGCCGCAGAAGGGAAGAGGGGTTTCTGGGCACGGGCTATGACTGGACCTCGTTGGCACTGGTTTTTCTGAACGAGAAAACGCCCGAACTCGATGAATTGATCGATTTCGATCCGGAAGCCGATACGTTCTGCGCCTATTCGTCCGATAGCGAAGCGCTCAAGGCATTCGCCCTGGCGTTCAAGGCCGCTTGCGAAGACAGGAAACTGATTCAAGACCTGTTTTCGCGGGCTGAACTGGACTGA
- a CDS encoding MFS transporter — protein MPIAVYLFSVCTFAFGLSEFVVAGLVSAMADGLHAKIEAVGTAIAAYAFGAAIGAPLLTAMVAHWRDRRILAWAMGVLAVGSCLMSLSGTLPMLLGLRFTVGLAHGVFMAVASDAATRLVDEARAGRAVAVVWIGLTLALAVGVPLGTFLGSVWSWRAVFLAIGALAVLGLGGLLYCMPRDPGPATGAQDRPGAMAALRAIAHPQMLMTAGVGALVSVATFCFFTFVSPYLLQVTGVGVQRLSTAMLLFGLFSIGGNLLGGYLVDKMDPDRAALLGLTGLVATLLGLYQFRASGWAVLALAGVLGLVFFCIVTVLTLRLLKLAQRHVPGATAVAAGLNIASFNLGTAVGGGLGSLTIAWLGLSALPLVGAAAALAAMGALCLRRRQAA, from the coding sequence ATGCCTATCGCTGTCTATCTTTTCTCCGTCTGCACCTTCGCATTCGGTCTGTCTGAATTCGTGGTGGCGGGTTTGGTCTCGGCCATGGCCGATGGCCTGCACGCCAAGATCGAGGCGGTCGGCACGGCAATCGCCGCCTACGCCTTCGGCGCGGCCATTGGTGCGCCCTTGTTGACCGCCATGGTTGCGCACTGGCGCGACCGGCGCATCCTGGCGTGGGCCATGGGCGTGCTGGCGGTGGGTAGCTGCCTGATGAGCCTGTCGGGAACGCTGCCGATGCTGCTGGGCCTGCGGTTTACCGTCGGGCTGGCGCATGGGGTGTTCATGGCTGTGGCGTCCGACGCCGCCACCCGGCTGGTGGACGAGGCACGCGCCGGACGCGCCGTGGCGGTGGTGTGGATCGGCCTCACCCTGGCATTGGCGGTGGGTGTGCCGCTGGGCACGTTCCTGGGCAGCGTCTGGTCGTGGCGCGCGGTGTTCCTGGCGATCGGCGCGTTGGCCGTGCTGGGCTTGGGCGGCTTGCTTTACTGCATGCCGCGCGACCCGGGCCCGGCGACGGGGGCGCAGGACAGGCCCGGCGCCATGGCCGCGCTGCGTGCCATCGCCCACCCGCAAATGCTGATGACGGCAGGGGTCGGGGCCTTGGTCAGCGTGGCGACCTTCTGCTTTTTCACCTTTGTTTCGCCCTATCTGTTGCAGGTGACTGGCGTGGGCGTGCAGCGGCTCAGCACGGCGATGCTGCTGTTCGGCCTGTTTTCCATCGGCGGCAACCTGCTGGGCGGTTACCTGGTCGACAAGATGGATCCCGACCGCGCCGCATTGCTGGGGCTGACAGGGCTCGTGGCGACGCTGTTGGGCCTCTACCAGTTCCGCGCGTCGGGGTGGGCCGTATTGGCGCTGGCGGGCGTGCTGGGCCTGGTGTTCTTCTGCATCGTGACGGTGTTGACGCTGCGCTTGCTGAAACTGGCGCAACGCCACGTGCCGGGCGCCACGGCGGTGGCCGCGGGGCTGAACATCGCCTCGTTCAACCTGGGCACGGCGGTTGGGGGCGGCTTGGGCAGCCTGACCATTGCGTGGCTGGGTTTATCGGCGCTGCCGCTGGTGGGCGCCGCCGCCGCCCTGGCCGCAATGGGGGCGCTGTGCCTGCGCCGCAGGCAGGCGGCCTGA
- a CDS encoding 23S rRNA (adenine(2030)-N(6))-methyltransferase RlmJ — protein MFSYRHAFHAGNHADVLKHAILVHTLDYFNKKDAPYWVVDTHAGAGLYNLESDWANKTSEFEDGIGRLWDAKDLPPLLADYVARIRDYNTNGRLKRYPGSPWLALDVMRPSDRLRLFEMHPTEIDTLVVNLEHQGRTAQRQTTIYGDDGFEGVKALLPPPTRRGMVLIDPSYEDKHDYRRTLITVKECVKRFATGTIAIWYPLVQRREASEMARHFENLKVKSWLHATLTVKKSTIDGYGLHGSGMFLINPPWTLHEGLKQAMPYLARELGQDERAGFTLQYRENPFPVPKKQSDD, from the coding sequence CGCCACGCCTTCCACGCCGGCAATCACGCCGACGTGCTCAAGCATGCCATCCTGGTCCACACCCTGGACTACTTCAACAAAAAAGACGCGCCCTACTGGGTCGTGGACACCCACGCCGGCGCCGGGCTCTACAACCTGGAGAGCGACTGGGCCAACAAGACGTCCGAGTTCGAAGACGGCATTGGCCGCCTTTGGGACGCCAAAGACCTGCCCCCGCTACTGGCCGACTACGTCGCCCGCATCCGAGACTACAACACCAATGGCCGCCTGAAGCGCTATCCCGGTTCGCCGTGGCTGGCGCTGGACGTGATGCGCCCGTCCGACCGCCTGCGCCTGTTCGAAATGCACCCGACCGAGATCGACACCCTGGTCGTCAACCTGGAACACCAGGGCCGCACGGCGCAGCGCCAGACCACCATCTACGGCGACGACGGCTTCGAGGGCGTCAAGGCCCTGCTGCCGCCGCCCACGCGCCGAGGCATGGTGCTGATCGACCCGTCGTATGAAGACAAGCACGACTACCGCCGCACCCTGATTACCGTCAAGGAATGCGTGAAGCGCTTTGCCACCGGCACCATCGCCATCTGGTACCCGCTGGTGCAACGCCGCGAAGCCAGCGAGATGGCGCGCCATTTTGAAAACCTGAAGGTCAAGAGCTGGCTGCACGCCACGCTGACTGTCAAAAAGTCCACCATCGACGGCTACGGCCTGCACGGCAGCGGCATGTTCCTGATCAACCCGCCGTGGACCCTGCACGAAGGCTTGAAGCAGGCCATGCCCTACCTGGCTCGCGAACTGGGCCAGGACGAACGCGCCGGCTTCACCCTGCAATATCGCGAAAACCCGTTCCCGGTGCCGAAGAAGCAGTCGGACGACTGA
- a CDS encoding LysR family transcriptional regulator, giving the protein MIETRLLRQFVAVAETLHFNRAAQRLHMAQPPLSQAIRRLEAEIGAQLFERTNRSVALTPAGAAFLLSARRILGELEDSVVHAQRVAQGMDGHLTLTFINIAPYAPLLRALRDFRDANPGVAFTLQEATTHEQVQALEAGRADIGFMRTPGATTPSLQFECLLQEPIQVALPAAHRLAGEAMVDLAALKDEPFVGSPRRLGQGFHDQLTQLCQAAGFVPKVAQEARQLQTVAALVAAGFGVALLPASLAQAAGDDVVFRPIAANAPEALRHVELLMAWNAARASPVRDRLIDAVRLIK; this is encoded by the coding sequence ATGATCGAAACCCGGTTGTTGCGGCAGTTTGTCGCCGTGGCGGAAACCCTGCATTTCAATCGCGCGGCGCAGCGCCTGCACATGGCCCAGCCGCCGCTTAGCCAGGCCATCCGGCGGCTTGAAGCTGAAATCGGCGCGCAGCTGTTTGAGCGCACCAACCGCAGCGTGGCCTTGACGCCGGCGGGCGCGGCGTTCCTGCTGTCCGCGCGCCGCATCCTGGGTGAACTCGAAGACAGCGTGGTGCACGCACAGCGCGTGGCGCAAGGCATGGACGGCCACCTGACGCTGACGTTCATCAACATCGCGCCTTATGCGCCTCTGCTGCGTGCGTTGCGCGATTTTCGCGATGCGAATCCGGGCGTCGCCTTCACCTTGCAAGAGGCGACGACGCATGAGCAGGTGCAGGCGCTGGAAGCCGGGCGCGCCGACATCGGTTTCATGCGCACGCCGGGCGCCACCACGCCCAGCCTGCAATTCGAGTGTCTGTTGCAAGAGCCCATCCAGGTGGCCTTGCCGGCGGCGCATCGCTTGGCAGGCGAGGCGATGGTGGATTTGGCCGCGTTGAAAGACGAGCCGTTCGTGGGGTCGCCCCGGCGGTTGGGGCAGGGCTTTCACGATCAGCTGACTCAACTCTGCCAGGCGGCGGGCTTCGTGCCCAAAGTGGCGCAGGAAGCGCGCCAGTTGCAGACGGTGGCCGCCTTGGTGGCGGCGGGCTTCGGCGTGGCCTTGCTGCCCGCGTCGCTGGCCCAGGCCGCGGGCGACGACGTCGTGTTCCGCCCCATTGCCGCCAATGCGCCCGAGGCGCTGCGGCATGTGGAATTGCTGATGGCGTGGAATGCAGCGCGGGCGTCGCCCGTGCGGGATCGTTTGATCGACGCCGTTCGCCTGATCAAATAA
- the rlmD gene encoding 23S rRNA (uracil(1939)-C(5))-methyltransferase RlmD — MSDVLSIESLDLEARGIARRDGKVVFVEGALPGERVTTVTVRRKPSYEIARVDEVLRPSSQRVVPRCPHFGVCGGCAMQHLEPSTQVAIKQRSLEDTFWHVGKLRPALILPPLQGPTWGYRYRARLSVRVVPKKGGVLVGFHERKSSYVADMRECHVLPRHVSNLLMPLRAMIGSMSAPDRMPQIEVSLGDGVTALVLRHLLPLTDGDIAILRAFAAEHNVQWWLQAKGPETVHPLEPEHADSLSYTMPEFGLRMPYRPTDFTQVNHAINRSMVSRALKLLDVQPTDRVADLFCGLGNFTLPLATQGREAVGVEGSKALTDRAFDAASRHGLGERTSFATLNLFEVDAHWLRSLGYFDRMLIDPPREGAHAVSQALSELSAEERPRRIVYVSCNPATLARDAAILVHEGGFVLKSAGVINMFPHTGHVESIAVFESLDAAGVAEVKERARQRAIQAEADAIAAEEAKAAAAAEKAAAKQAATDAYHARVAAEAAEAGEAAETP, encoded by the coding sequence ATGTCAGACGTTTTGAGTATCGAGTCCCTGGATCTGGAAGCCAGGGGGATCGCCCGCCGCGACGGGAAAGTGGTGTTCGTGGAAGGCGCCTTGCCGGGCGAACGGGTCACCACCGTTACGGTGCGCCGCAAGCCGTCTTACGAGATTGCGCGTGTGGACGAGGTGCTGCGCCCCTCGTCGCAGCGCGTCGTGCCGCGCTGTCCGCACTTTGGCGTCTGTGGCGGCTGTGCCATGCAGCACCTGGAACCCAGCACACAGGTGGCCATCAAGCAACGCTCGCTGGAAGACACCTTCTGGCACGTCGGCAAGCTGCGTCCGGCGCTGATCCTGCCGCCGTTGCAGGGTCCGACCTGGGGCTACCGCTACCGCGCCCGCCTGTCGGTGCGCGTGGTGCCGAAGAAGGGCGGGGTGCTGGTGGGCTTTCACGAGCGCAAGAGCAGCTACGTGGCTGACATGCGTGAATGCCATGTGCTGCCGCGCCACGTCAGCAACCTGCTGATGCCGCTGCGCGCCATGATCGGGTCCATGTCGGCGCCCGACCGCATGCCGCAGATTGAAGTGTCGCTGGGCGATGGCGTCACCGCCCTGGTGCTGCGCCATTTGCTGCCCTTGACCGATGGCGACATCGCCATCCTGCGTGCCTTTGCCGCCGAGCACAACGTGCAGTGGTGGTTGCAGGCTAAGGGCCCGGAAACCGTGCATCCGCTAGAGCCCGAGCACGCCGACTCCTTGTCGTACACGATGCCGGAATTCGGGCTGCGCATGCCGTATCGCCCCACCGATTTCACGCAGGTCAACCATGCCATCAACCGTTCGATGGTGTCGCGCGCGCTGAAGCTGCTGGACGTGCAGCCCACCGACCGCGTGGCCGACCTGTTCTGCGGCCTGGGCAATTTCACCTTGCCGCTGGCCACGCAAGGCCGCGAAGCGGTGGGCGTGGAAGGCAGCAAGGCCTTGACCGACCGCGCCTTCGACGCGGCGTCGCGCCATGGCCTGGGCGAACGCACCAGCTTCGCCACGCTGAACCTGTTCGAGGTTGACGCGCATTGGCTGCGCAGCCTGGGTTACTTTGACCGCATGTTGATCGACCCGCCGCGCGAAGGCGCGCATGCGGTGTCGCAAGCGCTGTCGGAACTGAGCGCAGAAGAGCGGCCGCGCCGCATCGTCTATGTGTCCTGTAACCCGGCAACGCTGGCGCGCGATGCCGCCATCCTGGTGCATGAGGGCGGCTTCGTCCTGAAAAGCGCGGGCGTGATCAACATGTTCCCGCACACGGGCCATGTGGAATCCATTGCCGTATTCGAATCGCTGGATGCCGCCGGCGTGGCGGAAGTGAAGGAACGCGCTCGCCAGCGCGCCATCCAGGCCGAAGCCGACGCCATTGCGGCGGAAGAAGCCAAGGCCGCCGCCGCCGCTGAAAAGGCGGCCGCCAAGCAGGCTGCCACGGATGCCTACCACGCGCGCGTCGCAGCCGAGGCGGCAGAGGCAGGCGAGGCTGCAGAGACGCCGTAA
- the cueR gene encoding Cu(I)-responsive transcriptional regulator, translating into MNIGEAAKSSGISAKMIRYYESIGLIGPATRTDSGYRVYTDQDLHTLRFVRRARDLGFSVEQMNELLALWKDRSRASADVKRIALEHVDELERKAEALREMAATLKHLAQHCHGDDRPNCPILENLGRSH; encoded by the coding sequence ATGAATATCGGCGAAGCAGCAAAAAGCTCCGGCATTTCGGCCAAGATGATCCGCTATTACGAAAGCATCGGCCTGATCGGCCCCGCGACCCGCACCGACTCGGGCTATCGCGTCTACACCGACCAGGACCTGCACACGCTGCGTTTCGTGCGGCGCGCGCGGGACCTGGGATTTTCGGTGGAACAGATGAATGAATTGCTGGCCCTGTGGAAGGACCGCAGCCGCGCCAGCGCCGACGTCAAGCGCATTGCGCTGGAGCACGTAGACGAACTGGAGCGCAAGGCGGAAGCCCTGCGCGAGATGGCCGCGACGCTGAAGCATCTGGCGCAGCACTGCCATGGCGATGACCGGCCCAACTGCCCGATTTTGGAAAACCTGGGCCGGTCGCACTGA
- a CDS encoding heavy-metal-associated domain-containing protein produces MSIEFQVPDMTCGHCVKTITSAVNQAVPGATVAADVASHRVTVTGTDQADKVEAAIREAGYEPARV; encoded by the coding sequence ATGAGCATCGAATTCCAAGTCCCCGACATGACCTGCGGCCACTGCGTCAAGACCATCACCAGCGCGGTAAACCAAGCCGTTCCCGGCGCCACGGTCGCTGCCGACGTGGCATCGCATCGCGTCACGGTGACGGGCACGGATCAGGCCGATAAAGTCGAAGCAGCCATCCGCGAAGCGGGTTACGAGCCGGCCCGGGTGTAA
- a CDS encoding heavy metal translocating P-type ATPase — protein MSVASPSSTQLELAIEGMTCASCVKRVEKALTHVPGVAQAQVNLATERALVSYDPNAAQPQALVDAVVKMGYEARPIAAQDDHAERQSQARDAEAQRLQRAFTVALVLTLPVFVLEMGSHLIPALHHWVLGTIGQQNSWLLQFVLTTAVLVWPGRQFFTKGLTALWRRAPEMNSLVALGAGAAWGYSVVATFAPAWLPDAARNVYFEAAAVIVTLILLGRTLEARAKGKTGAAIKRLIGLQPRTARVMRDGQAVDVEIEKVNTGDIVLVRPGEKIPLDGDVIEGSSYVDESMLTGEPVPVEKQPGMQATGGTLNTSGSFTLRVTHTGADTMLARIIRMVESAQGARLPIQALVDQVTAWFVPAVMAAALLTFVVWFIFGPSPALSHALVNAVAVLIIACPCAMGLATPTSIMVGTGRAAEMGVLFRQGDALQTLRDVNVVAFDKTGTLTLGKPTLTELEPAAGHDGPQVLQWVASVQARSEHPIALAIVAAAEERKIALLPAEGFAAITGAGVEARVAGRSVLAGAARLMAERGVDVSAFGARATDWGNEGKTPIFVAIDGQAAAMMAVTDPIKPSAVSAIAALHAQGLKTAMITGDNRYTAAAVARQLGIDEVRAEVLPDGKVQAINTLREGGRKVAFVGDGINDAPALAAADTGIAIGTGTDVAIEAASVVLMADDLHGVPNAIALSRATLANIRQNLFWAFAYNAALIPLAAGALYPAFGLSLSPIFAAGAMALSSVFVLGNALRLKAFRPHAGHA, from the coding sequence ATGAGCGTTGCCAGCCCCTCAAGCACCCAGTTGGAACTCGCCATTGAAGGCATGACCTGCGCGTCGTGCGTGAAGCGCGTGGAAAAGGCCCTGACCCATGTACCCGGCGTGGCCCAGGCCCAGGTCAACCTGGCCACCGAGCGCGCGCTAGTGTCCTACGACCCGAATGCCGCCCAACCCCAAGCCTTGGTGGATGCCGTGGTCAAGATGGGCTACGAGGCCCGCCCCATCGCCGCGCAAGACGACCACGCCGAACGCCAGTCACAAGCACGCGACGCCGAAGCGCAGCGCCTGCAACGGGCGTTCACCGTGGCGTTGGTGCTGACCTTGCCCGTGTTTGTGCTGGAAATGGGATCGCACCTGATTCCGGCCCTGCACCATTGGGTGTTGGGCACCATCGGCCAGCAAAACAGTTGGCTGCTTCAATTCGTGCTGACCACCGCCGTACTGGTGTGGCCCGGCCGCCAATTCTTCACCAAGGGGCTGACCGCGTTGTGGCGGCGCGCGCCCGAAATGAATTCGCTGGTGGCCTTGGGCGCGGGCGCCGCCTGGGGGTATTCAGTTGTGGCCACCTTTGCGCCCGCCTGGCTGCCCGATGCCGCGCGCAACGTCTACTTTGAAGCCGCCGCCGTCATCGTCACCTTGATCTTGCTGGGGCGTACCTTGGAAGCGCGTGCCAAGGGCAAGACCGGCGCCGCCATCAAGCGCCTGATCGGCTTGCAGCCGCGCACCGCGCGCGTCATGCGCGACGGCCAGGCCGTGGATGTCGAGATCGAAAAGGTCAACACGGGCGATATCGTGTTGGTGCGCCCCGGCGAAAAGATCCCGCTGGACGGCGACGTCATCGAAGGCAGTTCCTATGTCGACGAGTCCATGCTCACGGGCGAACCCGTGCCAGTTGAAAAACAGCCCGGCATGCAAGCCACCGGCGGCACCCTGAACACCTCGGGCAGCTTCACGCTGCGCGTCACCCATACCGGCGCCGACACGATGCTGGCCCGCATCATCCGCATGGTGGAATCGGCCCAAGGCGCGCGGCTGCCCATCCAGGCGCTGGTGGACCAGGTCACCGCCTGGTTCGTGCCCGCCGTGATGGCGGCCGCCCTGCTCACGTTTGTGGTCTGGTTTATCTTCGGCCCCTCGCCCGCCCTGTCGCACGCTCTGGTCAACGCGGTTGCCGTGCTGATCATCGCCTGCCCTTGCGCCATGGGGCTGGCCACGCCCACATCCATCATGGTGGGCACGGGCCGCGCGGCTGAAATGGGCGTGCTGTTCCGCCAGGGCGATGCCCTGCAAACCCTGCGCGACGTCAATGTCGTGGCGTTTGACAAGACCGGCACGCTGACGCTCGGCAAGCCCACGCTGACCGAACTGGAGCCCGCGGCCGGCCATGACGGCCCGCAGGTGCTGCAATGGGTCGCCTCGGTGCAAGCGCGTTCCGAGCATCCCATTGCGCTGGCCATCGTGGCCGCCGCCGAAGAACGCAAGATTGCGCTCTTGCCCGCCGAGGGCTTTGCCGCCATCACGGGCGCGGGTGTCGAAGCCCGCGTGGCGGGTCGCAGCGTGTTGGCGGGAGCCGCGCGGTTGATGGCCGAGCGGGGCGTCGACGTCAGCGCATTCGGCGCGCGCGCCACGGACTGGGGCAACGAAGGCAAGACGCCCATCTTTGTTGCCATCGACGGCCAGGCCGCCGCCATGATGGCGGTGACGGACCCGATCAAGCCGTCCGCCGTTTCCGCCATCGCGGCGCTACATGCGCAGGGCCTGAAGACGGCCATGATCACCGGCGACAATCGCTACACGGCGGCGGCCGTCGCGCGCCAATTGGGTATCGACGAGGTGCGCGCGGAAGTGTTGCCCGATGGCAAGGTGCAAGCCATCAATACCCTGCGCGAAGGGGGCCGCAAGGTGGCCTTCGTGGGCGATGGCATCAATGATGCGCCCGCGCTGGCCGCCGCCGACACCGGCATTGCGATCGGTACCGGCACGGACGTTGCAATTGAAGCGGCCTCGGTGGTGTTGATGGCTGATGACCTGCACGGCGTGCCCAACGCCATCGCGCTCAGTCGCGCGACGCTGGCGAACATCCGTCAGAACCTGTTCTGGGCCTTTGCCTACAACGCCGCGCTGATACCGCTGGCGGCCGGCGCCTTGTATCCGGCGTTTGGCCTGTCGCTGTCGCCCATTTTCGCGGCGGGCGCGATGGCCCTGTCCAGCGTCTTCGTGCTGGGCAATGCGCTGCGTTTGAAAGCGTTCCGGCCTCATGCCGGCCACGCCTGA
- a CDS encoding glutathione peroxidase encodes MLQNREGQRVPNVTFPVREDNTWKKVTTDDLFKNKTVVVFSLPGAFTPTCSSTHLPRYNELAPAFFAAGVDSIVCVSVNDTFVMNEWAKDQESANITLLPDGNGAFTEGMGMLVDKSDLGFGKRSWRYAMLVKDGVVQKMFIEPEKEGDPFEVSDADTMLAHIAPTAKKPDQVVVFSKPGCPFCVEAKALLDEKGYAPIEIPLENKVRGRVIGAVSGKGTAPQVFINGALIGGLEDLKAHFA; translated from the coding sequence ATGCTGCAAAACCGCGAAGGCCAACGTGTTCCGAACGTAACGTTCCCCGTCCGTGAGGACAACACGTGGAAGAAGGTCACGACCGACGATCTGTTCAAGAACAAGACGGTTGTCGTCTTCTCGCTTCCCGGCGCTTTCACGCCGACCTGCTCGTCCACCCACCTGCCGCGCTACAACGAACTGGCCCCCGCGTTCTTTGCCGCCGGCGTCGACAGCATTGTCTGCGTGTCGGTCAACGACACCTTCGTCATGAACGAATGGGCCAAGGACCAGGAATCGGCCAACATCACCTTGCTGCCCGACGGTAATGGCGCCTTTACGGAAGGCATGGGCATGCTCGTCGACAAGAGCGACCTGGGCTTCGGCAAACGTAGCTGGCGCTATGCGATGCTGGTGAAGGACGGTGTCGTGCAGAAGATGTTCATCGAACCCGAAAAGGAAGGCGACCCGTTTGAAGTGTCGGACGCCGACACGATGCTGGCGCACATTGCGCCGACGGCCAAGAAGCCTGACCAGGTGGTCGTGTTCTCCAAGCCGGGCTGCCCGTTCTGCGTGGAAGCCAAGGCGCTGCTGGACGAAAAGGGCTATGCCCCGATCGAAATCCCGCTGGAAAACAAGGTTCGCGGCCGTGTGATCGGCGCTGTGTCCGGCAAGGGCACCGCTCCCCAGGTGTTCATCAACGGCGCGCTGATCGGCGGCCTGGAAGACCTGAAGGCGCACTTCGCCTAA